In a single window of the Raphanus sativus cultivar WK10039 chromosome 9, ASM80110v3, whole genome shotgun sequence genome:
- the LOC108828126 gene encoding multicopper oxidase LPR2, producing the protein MGFVLCRKTMTRMMLLLIVTMTWLVAGDAEGTKPEERLFNIEKLEMFVDELPHIPTLHGFHIVNGVLKPKSLQIGMFFKKWKFHRDLPATPVFAYGVSKRKATVPGPTIEAVYGVSTHVTWRNHLPSSHILPWDPTISPAIAKRGGIPTVVHLHGGIHEPSSDGNADSWFTAGFKETGTKWTKTTYHYVNEQQPGNMWYHDHAAGLTRVNLLAGLLGAYILRRSSVETPLKLPTGREFDRPLVVFDRSFRRDGSIYMNATGNNPTIHPQWQPEYFGDAIVVNGKAWPRLTVRRRKYRFRIINASNARFFRFFFSNGLDFIVIGSDSAYLAKPVSTETVLLAPSEIVDVVVDFSKSTSKTAILANNAPYPYPSGDNVTDENSKVMKFIIKHKSETDTSVIPRKLIQYPRADVAKSVRTRYIAMFEYVSSTDEPTHLYINGLPYNAPVTETPKIGTSEVWEVINLTEDNHPLHIHLGLFKVLEQTALVETEKFTDCMTEKNDAVKCQISKYARGNKTAVTAHERGWKNVFKMMPGHVTKILVRFSYVHSNESYSFDATQEPGYVYHCHILDHEDNMMMRPFEMVK; encoded by the exons atgGGGTTTGTGCTTTGCCGGAAAACGATGACCAGAATGATGTTGCTGCTAATCGTAACAATGACATGGCTCGTAGCCGGAGACGCAGAAGGCACGAAGCCAGAGGAACGACTGTTCAATATAGAGAAGCTGGAGATGTTCGTTGATGAGCTTCCTCATATTCCCACTCTTCATGGCTTCCACATCGTCAATGGCgtccttaaacccaaatctctTCAAATCGGCATGTTCTTCAAGAAATGg AAATTCCACAGAGATTTGCCTGCCACGCCAGTGTTCGCATACGGTGTCTCGAAGCGCAAGGCAACAGTCCCCGGACCTACAATCGAAGCCGTTTATGGCGTCTCAACCCACGTGACGTGGCGAAACCACCTCCCTTCATCTCACATCCTCCCTTGGGACCCGACGATCTCCCCCGCCATCGCCAAACGCGGCGGCATCCCCACGGTGGTCCACTTGCACGGCGGAATCCACGAACCGTCCAGCGACGGAAACGCTGATTCCTGGTTCACAGCCGGGTTCAAAGAAACCGGAACCAAATGGACCAAAACCACTTACCACTACGTCAACGAGCAACAGCCTGGCAACATGTGGTACCACGACCACGCCGCCGGTTTGACCAGAGTCAACCTTCTCGCCGGTTTACTAGGTGCTTACATTCTCCGACGCAGCTCCGTCGAAACGCCTCTGAAGCTACCCACCGGCCGCGAGTTTGACCGGCCGTTGGTCGTGTTTGACCGGAGTTTCCGCAGAGACGGTTCGATTTACATGAACGCGACAGGGAACAACCCGACGATTCATCCGCAGTGGCAGCCGGAGTATTTCGGCGACGCGATCGTCGTGAACGGAAAAGCTTGGCCGAGACTAACCGTCCGCCGCCGTAAGTACCGGTTCAGAATCATAAACGCTAGCAACGCTAGATTCTTCCGGTTCTTCTTCTCCAACGGTCTCGATTTCATCGTCATCGGTTCGGACTCTGCTTATCTAGCTAAACCGGTTTCGACCGAAACGGTTCTCCTCGCTCCGTCCGAGATAGTCGACGTCGTCGTTGACTTCTCAAAGTCAACGTCGAAGACGGCGATCCTAGCCAACAACGCACCTTATCCTTACCCATCGGGAGACAATGTGACGGACGAGAACAGCAAAGTCATGAAGTTCATAATCAAACACAAATCAGAGACTGACACGTCAGTAATACCGAGAAAGCTGATCCAATACCCGCGTGCTGACGTGGCAAAATCGGTCCGAACGCGTTACATAGCTATGTTCGAGTACGTGTCGAGCACCGACGAGCCGACGCATCTATACATCAACGGTTTGCCTTATAACGCACCCGTAACGGAGACTCCAAAAATCGGCACGAGTGAGGTGTGGGAAGTGATTAATCTGACGGAGGATAACCATCCGTTACACATTCACTTGGGACTGTTCAAAGTGTTGGAGCAAACGGCGTTGGTGGAGACTGAGAAGTTCACGGACTGCATGACGGAGAAAAACGACGCGGTTAAGTGCCAGATCAGCAAGTACGCACGTGGGAATAAGACGGCAGTTACGGCACACGAGCGGGGATGGAAGAACGTGTTCAAGATGATGCCGGGACATGTGACGAAGATCCTCGTCAGGTTCTCTTACGTTCACTCCAACGAGTCTTACTCCTTCGACGCCACTCAAGAGCCAGGCTACGTCTACCATTGCCAT atATTGGATCACGAAGACAATATGATGATGAGACCTTTTGAGATGGTCAAGTGA
- the LOC108826019 gene encoding heavy metal-associated isoprenylated plant protein 20, with translation MGALDSLSEYISDYFHVSRKRKKRKVKQTVNIKVKMDCDGCERRVKNAVSSMKGVETVELNRKIHKVTVSGYVEPKKVLKRVERTGKKAEIWPYVPYNVVAYPYAVGAYDKKAPAGYVRRSDQSQPLPGAPDDVIMSLFSDENPNACTVM, from the exons ATGGGAGCTCTTGATTCTCTCTCTGAATACATCTCCGACTACTTCCACGTCTCCCGAAAAAGAAAGAAGCGTAAAGTCAAGCag ACGGTGAATATAAAGGTGAAGATGGACTGCGACGGCTGCGAACGCAGAGTCAAGAACGCTGTTTCCTCCATGAAAG GCGTGGAAACGGTGGAGCTGAACAGGAAGATACACAAAGTGACGGTGAGTGGGTACGTGGAACCGAAGAAGGTGTTGAAGAGAGTCGAAAGGACAGGGAAAAAGGCGGAGATATGGCCGTACGTTCCTTACAACGTGGTGGCATATCCATATGCAGTCGGAGCTTACGACAAGAAAGCTCCGGCCGGTTATGTGAGGAGGTCTGACCAGTCACAGCCACTACCCGGAGCTCCAGACGACGTGATCATGTCGCTTTTTAGCGACGAGAACCCCAACGCTTGCACCGTTatgtaa